A stretch of the Tardiphaga sp. 709 genome encodes the following:
- a CDS encoding ABC transporter permease, which produces MDDTSNSVQLAPVAETPPVPAAGKRGQGVQRARTVALALIVPVCLMVIWDVMVRWTGTRLVPSPYGVAVMMWDFAFGGIYDDAYSASLPIHFWKSVQRVYGGFLCAAAIGIPLGLMIGRMPLLRKLLDPTLSLLRPIPVTAWLPLSMIFFGLGPRAAIFLVFLGAFFPILLNTVFGVRSVDIRLFEAAEMLGCSGAQQFRSVVLPAALPSIFNGLRLGAGFAWILIVVGEMTGVPEGLGAVIMDGRTLSRTDLVITGMIIIGITGFLSDRILLMLSNYFLRWSPQHHA; this is translated from the coding sequence ATGGACGATACGTCCAACAGCGTACAGCTTGCGCCGGTAGCGGAAACCCCGCCGGTGCCTGCGGCCGGGAAGCGCGGGCAGGGCGTGCAGCGGGCGCGCACAGTCGCGCTCGCGCTGATCGTGCCGGTCTGCTTGATGGTGATTTGGGACGTCATGGTGCGCTGGACCGGCACGCGGCTGGTGCCGTCACCCTATGGCGTCGCCGTGATGATGTGGGATTTCGCTTTCGGCGGAATCTATGACGACGCCTACAGCGCCAGCCTGCCGATCCATTTCTGGAAAAGCGTGCAGCGGGTCTATGGCGGTTTTCTCTGCGCGGCGGCGATCGGCATTCCGCTTGGCCTGATGATCGGCCGCATGCCGCTGCTGCGCAAGTTGCTCGATCCGACGCTGTCGCTGCTGCGGCCCATTCCGGTCACCGCATGGCTGCCGCTATCGATGATCTTCTTCGGCCTCGGTCCGCGCGCGGCGATCTTCCTGGTGTTTCTCGGCGCGTTCTTTCCGATCCTGCTCAACACCGTATTCGGCGTGCGCTCCGTCGATATCAGGCTGTTCGAGGCGGCCGAGATGCTCGGCTGCAGCGGCGCGCAGCAATTCCGTTCGGTCGTGCTGCCGGCGGCGCTGCCGAGCATCTTCAATGGCCTTCGTCTCGGTGCCGGTTTCGCCTGGATTCTCATCGTGGTCGGCGAGATGACCGGCGTGCCCGAAGGCCTCGGCGCCGTCATCATGGATGGCCGCACACTGTCGCGCACCGATCTCGTGATCACCGGCATGATCATCATCGGCATCACGGGCTTTCTGTCAGATCGCATCCTGCTGATGCTCAGCAACTACTTCCTTCGCTGGAGCCCGCAGCATCATGCTTGA
- a CDS encoding ABC transporter ATP-binding protein has translation MLDRPTIIAPDILEVSGVQKFYQASNGPVEALRGVNLTIRKGEFVCLLGASGCGKSTLLRIVAGFEKATEGSVTMYGFPVDRPGPDRGMVFQDYALFPWLTVRDNIGFGPKHRRLATKLVNELTDKFMAMVGLTAFADRYPHQLSGGMKQRVAIARVLSNDTDVLLMDEPFGALDALTRSKLQEELVEIWRTTGLTVIFVTHSVEEAVMLADRVIVMSAGPGRIDCEIEVDLPRPRDVASPEFNALRREVTQKLTSHIAGSRGNAADS, from the coding sequence ATGCTTGATCGACCGACCATAATTGCGCCTGACATCCTCGAAGTGAGCGGCGTGCAGAAATTCTACCAAGCCTCCAACGGCCCGGTCGAGGCGTTGCGCGGTGTCAATCTCACCATCCGCAAGGGCGAGTTCGTTTGTCTGCTCGGCGCGTCGGGCTGCGGCAAGTCCACCTTGCTGCGCATCGTCGCCGGTTTCGAGAAAGCGACTGAGGGCTCGGTCACCATGTACGGCTTTCCGGTCGACAGACCGGGCCCGGATCGCGGCATGGTGTTTCAGGATTACGCGTTGTTTCCGTGGCTGACCGTGCGCGACAATATCGGCTTCGGCCCCAAGCATCGTCGTCTTGCGACCAAACTCGTGAACGAACTCACCGACAAGTTCATGGCCATGGTCGGACTGACGGCCTTTGCCGATCGCTATCCGCACCAGCTCTCCGGCGGCATGAAACAACGCGTCGCCATCGCGCGTGTGCTCAGCAACGACACCGACGTGCTGCTGATGGACGAGCCGTTCGGCGCGCTCGATGCGCTGACCCGCAGCAAGCTGCAGGAAGAACTCGTCGAGATCTGGCGCACCACCGGCCTCACGGTGATTTTCGTGACGCATTCAGTCGAGGAAGCCGTGATGCTGGCGGATCGCGTGATCGTGATGTCAGCGGGGCCGGGCCGGATCGATTGCGAAATCGAGGTCGATCTGCCGCGCCCGCGCGATGTCGCATCGCCCGAATTCAACGCATTGCGGCGCGAGGTCACTCAGAAGCTCACGAGCCATATCGCCGGCAGTCGGGGCAACGCGGCAGATTCCTGA
- a CDS encoding acyl-CoA dehydrogenase family protein: MDAVPSIIDRVNLLVPGFAERAPLHDRAASFPFENFQELSGAGLLALPVPKALGGAGAGVREAVRVVNAVGKADAATALVLAMHYIHHLVITRNGNWPAHLAQRVSRDAVNGLALINALRVEPDQGSPSRGGLPQTTAKRTADGWRITGRKIYSTGSPILKWYTVWAKTDEPDVRVGVFLVPAGLPGTEIVETWDHLGLRASGSHDVVFDDVLVPLDNEVDLRRPGEWGAPDVSQATTQAVLVGAVYDGVARAARDWLIDFLKTRTPSSLGAPLATLPRAQEIVGGIEAKLAVNARLLETFARDIDDGVTPTPVEANILKLTVTNNAVAVVEDALSLTSNHGLTRANPLERHYRDVLCGRVHTPQDDSTKISAGRIALGI, encoded by the coding sequence ATGGACGCGGTTCCCAGCATCATCGACAGAGTTAATTTGCTCGTTCCGGGCTTTGCGGAACGTGCGCCATTGCATGATCGTGCGGCAAGTTTTCCATTCGAGAATTTTCAGGAACTGTCCGGGGCGGGCCTGCTGGCGCTGCCGGTGCCAAAGGCCCTGGGCGGCGCGGGCGCCGGGGTGCGCGAGGCTGTGCGCGTCGTGAACGCAGTCGGCAAGGCCGATGCCGCGACCGCGCTTGTATTGGCGATGCACTATATCCACCATCTGGTCATCACGCGAAATGGCAATTGGCCTGCGCATCTGGCGCAGCGCGTGTCGCGCGACGCCGTGAATGGCTTGGCGCTGATCAACGCATTGCGCGTCGAGCCCGATCAGGGATCGCCATCGCGGGGCGGTCTGCCTCAAACCACAGCGAAGCGCACCGCCGACGGCTGGCGCATTACCGGCCGCAAGATCTATTCGACCGGGTCGCCGATCCTCAAATGGTACACTGTATGGGCGAAGACGGACGAGCCCGACGTGCGGGTCGGCGTCTTTCTGGTGCCGGCGGGTCTGCCGGGCACGGAGATCGTCGAGACCTGGGATCATCTTGGCCTCCGCGCCAGCGGCAGCCATGACGTCGTGTTCGACGACGTGCTCGTTCCGCTCGACAACGAGGTGGATCTGCGCCGTCCCGGCGAGTGGGGCGCGCCGGATGTGTCGCAGGCGACCACCCAGGCCGTGCTCGTCGGTGCGGTCTATGACGGCGTGGCGCGGGCGGCGCGTGACTGGCTGATCGACTTTCTCAAGACCCGCACGCCATCGAGTCTCGGCGCGCCGCTCGCAACGCTGCCGCGGGCGCAGGAGATCGTCGGCGGCATCGAGGCGAAGCTCGCGGTGAATGCGCGGCTGCTCGAGACCTTCGCACGGGATATCGATGACGGTGTTACGCCGACGCCAGTTGAGGCAAACATCCTCAAGCTCACCGTCACCAACAATGCCGTCGCCGTCGTTGAGGACGCGCTGTCGCTGACCAGCAATCACGGACTGACCCGCGCCAATCCGCTAGAGCGGCATTATCGCGACGTTCTGTGCGGCCGCGTGCACACGCCGCAAGACGACAGCACCAAGATTTCCGCCGGACGCATCGCGCTCGGCAT